In the Glycine max cultivar Williams 82 chromosome 6, Glycine_max_v4.0, whole genome shotgun sequence genome, ACAATCCTCGACCTCAATCTCTCCGAGTACGACCGTCTCCTCGCCGTCAATGCGCGGGGCATGGCGGCGTGCGTGAAGCATGCGGCGCGGGCGATAGTGGAGCGGCGCGTGAGGGGCAGCATCGTGTGCACGGCGAGCGTCTCGGCGTCGCACGGCGGCCTGTGGCGCACCGACTACGTGATGTCAAAACACGCGGTGAAGGGGCTCGTGCGCGCCGCGAGCGCGCAGCTTGGGGTGCATGGTGTTAGGGTGAACTGCGTCTCGCCGAGTGGGTTGGCCACGCCGTTGACACGTGGCGCGCATGCGGCGATGGAGACGCATGAGTTGCAGAAGCAGTACGCGCAGAGCTCTTGGTTGAAAGGTATCGTTTTGACGCCGAAGCATATTGCGGATGCGGTGCTGTTTCTTGCGTGCGGTGATTTGGAGTTTGTAACCGGACACGATCTTGTGGTGGACGGTTGTTTTCACGGTGCTTAGTCTGTGTTTGTTTTCTCCCTGAACAAGCTCCAAACATACATTCAATTGCTGAGTTTGTGGCAAGAAATTGGGTTAAATTCTCATGTAATGCATGTTTTGAGACAGACAAATTTTAAGCTTGAATTAAAGATTAGTTTGCTCAAAAGATCGGAATTTGGAGGAATACATGGTGGTTAAGAAAATGATGGATAGTAATAATACATTTGCCATCAATTAATGAGTGTGTTTGTTGCATGAATTAAAAGTTGATTTTCATAAGAGTAATGTTATATCCTTTTACAATTCTTCCTACTGTACACACTTATCATAAAAAGATAGTAAGAGGATTGGTAAGAGGAAAAAATTAGAagatttagaataatttttccCATAAATGTAACATGagaatattacattttttttgctaACACTAAGATATTTCTATAGATGAAAATTATGAGACTAATTTCTTGAGAAAGTAGAATACCAATTAATGAGAAATTAAAGATCGAATCCTGACATATGCATAAAGGGTCCAAACTACTTGTTGCTTCGGTCACACCTTGTAGGtatgataatattaatactCATGTTTGCTACAAactttaacaaattattttcagGTATTATTGATTCTCATAAATGTTATAAACTTTATTtcccattaaaaaaattcaacttcatttctttattttattttttcaatgatGGTGTTATGTTACTCATTCACGTGTTTTTATGCTTCTGAGGCTACCaagaatatcataaattttaatgacaAAACCTGCAGGCGGCTGTGTTGAATAATTGACAAGTGCACCAATGTGTataagtagtaaagttaaaatgaaagtcTGAGTGTCAAATCTACATGGactttgtttatatttatgtaaatgacTATAAAATTATCAAGCAATAATTAAATTGGTTTAAGAGGTTgtgaaaagaatagaaaaataatttggcataaaattaaattaaaataaacaggagagaaaaacaaacattaaattaaattaattaattaaaatagacaAGATGTGAGAAACCAATATTAGAAGCAAAGGTTaattcagaagatgagaatgttgggaGCTTTGCCTATTAGAGTTATTCTTAATGTaatgtaaatgatttttttctatttaagatTATTCCAATTATCACTTGCATCTACTCATATACTCTAATCATGATCCCTCAAGTGAAAgagtctaatttatctattttctctcccaaatccctttaagaggtaaaatagataaattgcattaagaataaagatATATAACTGACTAAATAAGATCATTCTATCTATAGAGATTAATTATTTAGATATCTTTTTTCAGTTTTGTTAGAGAATCACACGTCCCAATGTcacccctaaaacttaccatgcatATGAGTGATCAGACCATAAAAGTTGACTACTAAACTCTCAACAAAAGGGGTTTTAGTCTCTTGTTGTCATGAAAGGCTTTACAGCTGTAAGAGAGTAATGTGAAGGGGGTAGATAAGAAAGAGAATGGAGGGAATGAATAACTCCGACTGATTGTTTCTTCTGCTTCTAGCCTTTGCCTTCTATAagaaattgtattctcttgaaTATTCTGTGTGTAGCTGTGTGccttttctccttctccttttTTTATAGGTGCAATTCAGCTTGGATTTCACGTAACCTTCGCGCTAAACGTGATTGCCGCGCTTAGTGAGTATGGCGGTAACCTCGCGCTCAACACTTGACTTGTGCTAAATGCGCCTTCATGTATCAGACTTCTCCATATTTTCCTGAAGCTCAGTGTGTTATGCCCGCTGAGCGACTGCGTTGGGCTAAGCGCTTGAGACGCGCTGGACGAACAGCTTTAGATCATTAATTTGCTTTTTTGagctttactttatttttttgcgACAATTATTCACCAAGCACTTGTAAATTCACAAACTTGAATACTTTCTacataaaaacttaaatgatgttaaaattcctattattcacataaaaaggaagaaatatgagagaaaaattaacaattccTATATGATTTAATCCAAAAATATACCTATACATAACAGTTATGAGGCTGCAACGCATCTTTTCAATGTACTAATTGTTTTTTCTAGCCTTCTTAATTcagtttattttaagaaatgatttttttaattttctaaaaggATTATCAAACAACGTGAATCATGTGCGTGATCTTTCAGAATAAAAATTACTGTACTATCATGTTAGCAAATAAGGATGaattattttcttctcaataaaaattataatttcctttattaaaaaatcagaaaaaggttctttgaaaaatgataaataaatattttgatccATAAAATTTGGGATGTAGATAAATTAgttcttaaaagataaaaattaaaattaatttttgaatgtataaaaagtgtgattgattgaTTTTGCTGTTAATCCATCTATGTTAAGTTTAGTATATGTGCTTAAGTGACACTTTTAGTGATGATGTGACAACTAACAAATGTCACATGCTATCAATGTGATTGTCAAGTgtctaaaagttaattttttaatttagagtTCAAATTGACAGATGTCACATGTTATCCACACCGTTGTCACGTGTCTAAAAGTTGAtttttcaatttagtttttgaaCCTAACAATTTGTTatcattttagttcttaaacTTAGTCACTTATTgacattttagtctttaaactTAATCATGTACTGTTCTTCTGATTCTTGAAAGcactttcaaaattttaattaagtcttatgttgtatgtaaattattaacataaacATTGTCGTAAtctctcaattttattttatatccctCATATTTTTTAGTGTCATTTTACCAACTCCGCTATTTAAATTATACTACAAATATGACTAATTTATAAGTAATTATATAACAGTAATTAGCTTCTAAATCCAGGATATTACTAACATGATTTTATAAGATTCCAAATTAGATCTTCTACCCAAATCAAGCTATTATGTTATATGCTATTAACATGTGTAGAATGTTAgatcaattatttaattaatttatttattttatggaaTAACACTAATCATGAAaaagtagttaaaaaaattgagaatgatGAAAGGTAGAAAAATGAAAGTGTTAGAATCATTTGCTTACATACCCTTTTGATGGGGAAAATACACTACATTATAGCCCTCTTTTCTTTAGTATTTGCATTTTTCACCTCGTTGTTTAAGAATTGGATATTAGAGAACTTGATTGGACATGACCCTCTATTGACATGCGAAACACatgttatttttcattcttttgatCACGTTTGGAGtgtaaaaagtgaaaaatcatGTGGATAAGTTGTTGTTATTATCtgtcttatatataaattaaattattaaataccaaacacattaatttttagctaacataatttattaaattaaattattcatgaCTTTTTTTAAAGTTGTTGTTATTATCTGTCTTAatgatgtttatattttttagaaaacaaattattattctaaaaatgattaacttttacaaaattaaaaatatttttttaaatttataaatctgATTAACCCAACCTGACATAATTCATTTAcgattaaattaatttggatAGGATTTGCTAATAAAATTACTCAATCCAATccaattcataaaatttggattggattgaataataaatttatccttGTCCAACCTAACAGGCAAACACTCCTAATTTGTAACCACAAGTGTGGCAATTGTTTTGTCCGTAAGACAGACCAAAAAAGTGGAATCTGGTGGGTCAGCGCGACAAAACACCACTGCCTATGATCTTTTAGCACAGAGCTCATAACCACACTAGCCCAACTGCTTAATCCGAAACCAAAAGTGTACTTGGGTGGCTGCAAGTCTAATAAAGTTAACCGTGGGTTGGGTTAGATTGGGTTTCTTGAGTCCGAATCCGAACCACCCGGCCCATGTTGATCACATTTATCTGTaatcttctttattttatgACTATTGTATATCTCTCTCTCACGTAGGTGGTTGCTATCGACATTCCCAAAACCCCATTCATTTCTCGATTACTTCCAAACGTAACAACAAAGTAGTGGTGGTCCCTACACTATATGTTCACACACTACACGCCACGTTGCTCCACACCTATTTGTCGCAGGGACCCACCAGATTCCACTTGTCGAGTTTCCTTACCAATTCAATTttcttcctttgcttcttgtgCTGGATTTTGCTTTcaagaacaacaaaaaaacatcaCTATCGAGCTAAAGGCGGCGATGTTGTTGCATCACGACCGTACACGTAACCTCAATCAGATGCATGGGCCCGGGATCGTGGGAAATCTAACGATGTTGTGCACGTGGCGCGTTTTCGTTGGAGGAGGCATGGTCCACGCTACACCCTAGGGTGGTACTATGATGGGACGTGTGCGAATAAGGTCATTGGAAAACGCATCATTCACTCACCTGGTTTCTCGTCCAAGGGGAGTCTTCATGTTCCCAATTGAGTACTGTTTGTCCATTTGTTGTGTACACTCATCTTATTCGTCTCTTACCTCAATTCAACTTTGATGATGACTCTCTACTGTTAATTACCACCCACCAATGGTTCTTGTTCATTGAAACATCAATTACGTGACGATAATTAACCCCTGCACTCCACAAGTGGTCGGGGTTGAccttaaaaatatcattctcaTTTCTCAGCCACAAAATTTCAATGTTAGTATTTGAAGAATATCATATACTATAACTACTTTatcatatgattaaaaaaaatgcttcaatATTCATTGTGGTTTTTGAAAATTGCTAATTTGAAATGTTAATTGATCATCGATAGATTATTGCATTAAATTAGTGTTCAAGTtatattgttttgaattttgacggtaaaatgattttaaattattgtttactaattaatgtaatgtaatgataatatatacttttttggGGGCACAATGAGAGGCTTGTAAGGAATAGAAGAATATGGAAAAGAAGTGGTTCACCTTTATGGAGATTAAACTCACGTACTCATTTATGTTCTATAACTTGATCATCTACATTTGTTTGGGGTGAAAATTTAATGAtaagatataatttaaaagcctTTTTTAAATCTCTACAAACATACAATTGTGCGATTCACTCTAAACTCTAGAGTAATGGTTTATGTAAAGTCTTTCTAATACGGGTGATTCCATGACTCAAAACCATTAACATTAAAGTTCGCTAAAGTTGACAATTTACTTTATTCATTATTGGTATATAATTTGAAGGTCAATTTgagctatttttttatattactgaATTCATCACTTAAAAACTCTTttgattatcaacaacaaccaaGCCTTTGTCCTTTCCCATTCTGTGCGATTAACTACATGGATCAAACAAACACCATAATATTCTGTTGTGAATTTGATCATATCCACACATAAATTATTGACATCTGTATACTTAAAAGCTGAGGAGAAAAATGATCGCTACTGGATTTGTTAAAGAAATATACTactgtaataaaataaaatgataagttacttaaacacaagaaaattaacatgttataaaaaaataatattatctaaaCATGAACTTGATATCCATAACTACTTCGAAAACTTTTTctcaaagtgaagaaaaaagTCGGTGATTCTCCTTAATTTGTTGGAAGCCACTACTATGATTTGGCCAGTTTAGTGAAAGTGAATCTCTCTCTCTAAGGAGAGGATGACCATTTTTTCGTCACAAAACGAGATACCCTCAACGCAGAAAACAACCCTTCAAGGCGTTAAGTCAACCTCGTCATGCAAGGGTGCCACCTATTGAATTTTGAAACAACATGGACCCATAACCCTATTGGACAGAGGAATCAACCAAGTGCTAGAGCTCCTCAACCAATATTTAATGTCAACAAGACAATGAGCACATAACAATAGAGCAGAATCATAATAACTGGCctcaaattgaaaacataacCTTTTTTTATCTTCCCATTTTTCTCATCTAATTTGCTATGTAAATTCATCCTTGAAGTGATATTCAGAGCTACATCCTCAACAAgaagatattatttatttacatttgaaCCAAAAGTTACAttgcaaagtaaaaaaaaaaaaaaaaaaagctggcAAGAAACCACCATTGGGAACAAACCAGTAGAGTGCCATTTTTTCTTTGGCTTATTATTAACTCACCCTTTTCTACCACATGATCTCAAGTTTAAACAGAAGAACTTGAGAGTAGAAGGTAGAGACATGCTCTATATGCTATAGAGAAAATTCAGTAAGGCCAAGACCAAATGGCTTGATCTTCCTCCGGAATTCCAAAATTACATGAACCATGAGGTGGGTCGGAGTAATCAACATCTTCAAGCTTGGGAAAAATGTAATGAGGCAGAAGGGTCTTGCTCAAGTTATCTTCTTCATCCTGAGACACATCAGATCGATCAGGTTCGAACACATAAGAAGAATCACCAGTCTCTAGAAGTGCAGAGTGAACTCCATCAGTGTATTGTGGGCTTTCTGATGAATCAAATATGTCACTCTTGGCTGAGCTAATGTCCTCCTGTTTACAAGCCTCAAAGGTCACTTTGGACCCTTCACCCTCAGAAGCTGAATCAACCAAAGACTTGTGCAGCGGCTCCTGCAATCCGTTGGTTTCAGCCTGTTCCAAGTGActctcatttttctctcttccaaGCACCTTCTCAGTGAGCCTTGCCACCTAAATTGAAAGACAAACATTTACATGAATCATAAAATGGTGTGTAACAATGCAAGTCAACATACAATTTGGTAAACTAATCCTTTTAGATGGACTATATTATTCACAAATTGACAACATGATAAGGTAAATCATTGCACTTGGAGTAATGACATAGCTAGTGAGATTTTAACCAAGGCGCACAAATATCGCTAGTTGAAAACTAGTTCAAAACATCAATTAAAAACTAGTTCACAACATTAATCAAATATTTCACTTGGGGTAATGACATAGATAGTGAGATTCTAACCAAGGCGCACATACATTACTAGTTGAAAAATACTatcacttgtttcttataaTAAGGACTTGAGATAGTATTGCACAACAAACTTGCTAGCAGATTGTCAATTTGTAGAATCATGAAAACTTTAATCAAATCAACACTTCAACACAAGTTAATACATTAATTCAAGAGCTAAATTGTATGCtaaaattctaaacacaaagcaTGTCATTGTAGAATTCAACAAGTGACCACCTCAGCTTTGAGTTTATCCTTTTCCCTGAGAAGGTTGTCATAGTTAGCCTTGAGATCATTGTAACTAGCCTGCAGGGAATCATAGTCCTTTTCCATCTGCTTGGTCTTCCAGCGCGCGCGGCGGTTCTGAAACCAAATCGCCACCTGCCTAGGCTGCAAGCCGAGTTCCTTGGCTAGCCAAATCTTCCTCTCGGGCTCGAGCTTGTTCTCCTCATCAAAGCTCTTCTCAAGAAACTTCACTTGCTCCACGGAGAGCCTGCGCTTCTTCTCAGGCTGGTGGAAGTACTCGTCCATGTCCTCATCCCCATTCTCATCATAGGGGCGGAAGAATGAATCATTGCACCCCTTCCCTCCTTGAACATCTCCAAAACTCACTATAGATCTTGAACctgaagaaaataataacaacaacaacaactaaaagattaataatttaGACTACTCCCAAGTCCTATTCTATCCATTCAtgttagtaaattatttttCGGTCAATCAGAACTGAAGGGTAAGTGCAAGATGTACTTTTTTAGTTGTTAATTGACGTGTGAATCTAAATTAATTAGTTGATTTGGATCACTTAAAttcatgttactttttttttttatcaaatcgaAGATAATATCACGAGATTTATAATAACTTTGCATGCTCATCAATCAACTGAGTTAGATTCCATTAAGGCAAGGCTTTATcatactaacaaaaaaaaaaacacaggaGAAGAAGGAAAGGTACCGAGGAAAGGGGAAGAGGCAGAGAGGAAAAGAGAATCGAGAGGAGGCTGAGAGGAGGTGGAAGGAGGTGTTTGGTTGTGAAGAAAAGTGGTTGTTGTCAAATTAGAAGCAGCAGTAGCAGCAGCGCAGAAGACAGTTCCAGCCGCCATGGTTGGATCCTCAGAGAAAGACCACGTGACTGTAGTGAAGTCAACGGTTGTTGTTGAAGAAAGAGGGAGGGTGGGAATAGTATAATTCTAAGGCTTGTGGCGGAAGAAGCTGGTGATGATGATGGCGGTGATGTGGGAGGTGTGGGAACAGCGGTAGCAAACACCCATCACTCTCAGAAGATGGggagtgagaaaatgaaaaaagggaAGCAGGGGTTGGAGTTGGAGAAGGAGAATGGAAGAGGGTTGGGAAGGTGGTGTATTAAGAAAGAGAGGGAGTGAGGGAGAGAGAAGAAGGTGAAtgagagtttccttttgttgaGGGGGTTCCTGGAAGAAGAGGCAATCCTGGGTTTATAATACGGGGATGATCAATCAATGTGAGAGTGCTGCTTTACCATGAAGCCCTTATGCAATTAAACCTTCatgattttgtttgatttgatgttttattttgtattcTGTTCATTTTGCACGTTTTACTTTGACTAATTACTCTATTAGGGCTGTTCACATGGCCACTGTGGGCATCACACTTCATTTTAATAATGACTAAAtgacaatttctttttttttttattctttaactttcagaagttttattttaatgaatttc is a window encoding:
- the LOC100801750 gene encoding (-)-isopiperitenol/(-)-carveol dehydrogenase, mitochondrial, which codes for MVFLVIGVMNCVASSLFAGGWANKDNIKWLKQQTQSHNTGQKKLAGKVAIITGGASGIGEETACLFAQHGAGMVVIADIQDDLGNLVAASIASHRCSYVRCDVTEEVQVKNLVDSTVNAHGQLDIMFSNAGILSSSDQTILDLNLSEYDRLLAVNARGMAACVKHAARAIVERRVRGSIVCTASVSASHGGLWRTDYVMSKHAVKGLVRAASAQLGVHGVRVNCVSPSGLATPLTRGAHAAMETHELQKQYAQSSWLKGIVLTPKHIADAVLFLACGDLEFVTGHDLVVDGCFHGA
- the LOC732618 gene encoding HDZip I protein gives rise to the protein MAAGTVFCAAATAASNLTTTTFLHNQTPPSTSSQPPLDSLFLSASSPFLGSRSIVSFGDVQGGKGCNDSFFRPYDENGDEDMDEYFHQPEKKRRLSVEQVKFLEKSFDEENKLEPERKIWLAKELGLQPRQVAIWFQNRRARWKTKQMEKDYDSLQASYNDLKANYDNLLREKDKLKAEVARLTEKVLGREKNESHLEQAETNGLQEPLHKSLVDSASEGEGSKVTFEACKQEDISSAKSDIFDSSESPQYTDGVHSALLETGDSSYVFEPDRSDVSQDEEDNLSKTLLPHYIFPKLEDVDYSDPPHGSCNFGIPEEDQAIWSWPY